One region of Halalkalicoccus tibetensis genomic DNA includes:
- a CDS encoding nucleotidyltransferase: MAINEDTLESWTDPKRAALQSAQDTHTKIRNALNDSDTLDNVEFHDFLQGSYANNTIIRDSSDVDIIVRLDEFQYFNLHDLDPEDQEDVDVKEYDYDYNEFRDDVSSVLQDTYPEGTFDPSGNAIEVSAPGLPLDADVLVCVQHKHYYNYPQGYDGIIFWPTDSISSVINYPTLHRDHGSDKQDDTDDLYKETVRMFKNARKEIVADGYITDDIVASYFIECLLYNVPPGRYVDDLQERYVKIVNYLKDTDFSGWKCQNGVTDLFGSGRTKWDTWHAKLFVDALETYWENASTNSMNARLFQR, encoded by the coding sequence ATGGCGATCAATGAGGACACGCTCGAAAGCTGGACTGACCCGAAACGAGCCGCTCTCCAGTCAGCACAGGACACCCACACGAAGATTCGGAACGCACTCAATGACAGCGACACGCTCGACAACGTCGAGTTCCACGACTTCCTCCAAGGGTCGTACGCGAACAACACGATCATCCGCGATTCGAGCGACGTCGATATCATCGTTCGGCTCGACGAGTTCCAGTACTTCAACCTCCACGACCTTGATCCGGAAGACCAGGAGGACGTGGACGTCAAAGAGTACGATTATGACTACAACGAATTTCGGGACGATGTATCAAGCGTTCTGCAGGATACGTACCCCGAGGGGACGTTTGACCCGTCCGGGAACGCTATCGAGGTTTCGGCACCTGGCCTCCCACTTGACGCTGACGTGCTGGTGTGTGTCCAACACAAACATTACTACAACTATCCCCAAGGTTACGACGGAATCATCTTCTGGCCAACTGACTCGATTTCTTCGGTCATAAATTATCCGACACTCCATCGGGACCACGGGTCGGACAAACAGGACGACACCGACGATTTGTATAAAGAGACCGTGCGGATGTTCAAAAACGCCCGCAAGGAGATCGTCGCAGATGGGTACATCACAGACGACATCGTGGCGTCCTACTTTATCGAGTGTCTCCTGTACAACGTCCCGCCGGGCCGGTACGTAGACGACCTGCAGGAACGATACGTCAAGATCGTTAATTATCTGAAAGATACAGACTTCTCCGGGTGGAAGTGTCAGAATGGCGTGACCGACCTTTTCGGGAGTGGTCGCACGAAATGGGACACCT